GGGCGGTCGCCGCCGCCCGTTCGGCCAGCCACGCCCCGTCTGTCGCGTCGCCCAGCGGGAGCAGCCGGCCGAGGCCGAGCCGTTCGTGTACCGCCGTGCTCCAACCGTCCGCACCGTTCCCACCGTGACCAGTCGTCATGGCCCCCAGACTGCCGCATTCCCGGCGCGAGACCTGGCAAGTCGCCCTAATGTGGGCAACGAGTTCACCAGCGCCCGGAAAGGGGCGAATCGCCATGTCCGAGACCACGCAGCGCAACCAGTCCGAGCCATCGGTCAAGTCGTCGTCCAGCGAGGACCAGCGGAAGCCCTCCGGCGGCAGGAGGGGCGGCGGCGACCCGTCCGTCCGCGGGCGGACCACCATCGCCGACGGAGTCGTGGAGAAGATCGCCGGCCTCGCCGCGCGTGATGTGCTCGGCGTCCACGCGATGGGCAGCGGTATGTCCCGCACCTTCGGCGCCGTACGCGACCGGGTCCCCGGTGGCACCAAGTCCGTCTCGCGCGGTGTGAAGGCCGAGGTGGGCGAGGTACAGACCGCCCTGGACCTGGAGATCGTCGTCGACTACGGCGTGTCGATCTCCGATGTCGCCCGTGACGTACGGGAGAACGTCATCTCCGCCGTCGAACGGATGACGGGCCTGGAGGTCGTCGAGGTCAACATCGCCGTCAGCGATGTGAAGCTCCCCGACGAAGAGGACGAAGAGCCCGAGTCGCGGCTCCAGTAACGGCCGGATCCGCGAGACCGATGAGGAGTCACTAGATGAGCATGGCGGTGGTCGGCCTGTTGGCCGGTATGGCACTGGCGTTCGCCGGATTCTTCGGTGGTTTCGGAGCCTTTCTGCTGGTGGCCGCGTTGGGCGCGGTGGGGTTCGTGGCCGGCCGGTACCTCGACGGCGATCTGGAACCCGGCGACCTCTTCCGTGGCCGCGAACGCGACGAACGCCGGCGGTGACGGTCCGTGGCCGGTGAGCGGGTGGCGGCCGCGGAGCGAGGGGCGACCACGATCGCCGACCGTGTCGTCGCGAAGATCGCCGCGCAGGCGGCGCGGGAGGCGCTGCACGGCGTACCGGAGGGGGGCGAGGCGCCGCACGCCAGTGTGCTGGTCCACCACGGCGTGGCGCGCGTACGGATCGGTGTCGAGCTGGACTACCCCTCCGACATCGGCGCGCAGTGCGGCGCGGTGCGTCACCGGGTCGCCCGGCGGGTACATGCTCTGGCGGGGATGGAGGTGCCGGAGGTGGTCGTCATGGTCGAGCGGCTCCACTCCGCCCAGTCGCGCGCGGCGCAGGGGAGGATCCGATGAGCGAACCGGTGGGCGAGGGGAGCGAACGTACGCCGGAGGCATCAGGAGCGCACGGAGCCGTCCGCGCGGACCTGCTCGAACTGGACCAGTCCGCCTCCGCCGCCCGGTACGAACCGAGGCCCACGCTGGAACGGGACGACGGGGACGGCAGGACCCGCCGCTTCTGGTCCTGGCGCCGGATCCCGGCCGCGGTGGTCGCGGCCGTACTGCTCGGCGCGGCGGCGCTGACGCTGTACGACGTCGCGGCGGTTCGGGCCGATCACCCGGCGATGTACTGGCGCCGGTGGCTCGCCGACCAGCTCGCCACCGATCCGCTGGACAACACCTGGGTCCTGGTCGGCTCGGGTGTCGCGGCGGTCGTCGGCCTCTGGCTGATCGTCCTCGCCCTCACCCCGGGGCTGCGCCAGGTGCTGCCGATGCGGCGCGGTCCCACGCGGGTGCGGGCCGGGCTCGACCGGGACGCGGCGGCGCTGACGCTGCGCGACCGGGCGCTGGAGGTCTCCGGCGTGCAGTCCGTACGGGTACGGGCCCGCCGCAGCAAGGTCCGGGTGCGGGCGGTGTCCCATTTCCGCGAACTGGACGACGTACGCGCCGATCTGGACACCGCGCTGGCCGTCGGCATCGGTGACCTGGGCCTGGCCAAGCCGCTCGCGCTCTCCGTTCACGTCCGCCGGCCGACGAAGAAGGGGTGACGGGATGCTCAGGGTCGTCAACCGTGTCCTGCTTGGCCTCGTCGGGCTGGCGCTGCTGTGTACGGGCGGCGGGGTGCTCGCGACGGGGCTGGGCGTGTCCGTCCCGTCCTGGTGGCCGTACACCGGCAAGAAGGACGTGCTGCTGAGCGACGCCGACCGGGACCGCTGGAGCGCTCAGGGCTGGTGGTGGCCGGTCGTCATCGCGGTGCTCGCGGTCCTGGTGCTGCTGATGCTGTGGTGGCTGCTGTCTCAACTGCGGCGCGCACGGCTGGCGGAGGTGCTGGTCGACAGCGGCGACGGGGAGGGCGCGCTGCTGAGGGGCCGGGCGCTGGAGAACGTACTGGAGAGCGAGGCGCAGTCGCTGGACGGTGTGTCCCGGGCGCGGGTCCGGCTGACCGGGCGGCGGAGCGCGCCGGAGGCGCGGGTGCGGTTGCTGCTGGAGCCGCATGTGGCGCCGGGGGAGGCGCTGGAGGGGCTCACGCGGGAGGCGGTGGGGCATGCGCGGGATTCGGCGGGGCTGGAGGCGTTGCCGACGGAGGCGAGGCTGCGGGCGGCCAAGCACCGGGCGCAGCGGGTGACTTGACCTGTGGCGCCGCCCCGGGCCCTGCTCCTCAATCGCCGGAGGGGCTTGGTTGGTGCCGGGCGGGGATTGTTTGGTGGCCCGTCGGGGGTCAGAAGCCGTGGCGGGTGCCGCCGTCGATCGGGAGCATCAGGCCCGTCAGGTAGGACGCCGCCGGGGAGAGCATGAACGCCGCCGTGCGGCCGAACTCCTCCGGCCTGCCGTAGCGGCGCAGCGGAATGCGGGACTCGTGGCCCGCGCGCGCCGCCGCCGGGTCGTCCGACAGCGAGTCCAGCTCGCGGACGCGGTCCGTGTCGATCCGGGCCGGCAGCAGTCCTATCACGCGGATGCCGCGCGGACCCACCTCGTCCGCGAGCGACTTCGCGAAGCCCGCGAGGCCCGGCCGAAGACCGTTGGAGATCGTGAGGCCGCGGATCGGCTCGTGGACCGAGCCGGACAGGACGAGACCGATCACCCCGCCGTCGCCCAGCTCCGCCGCCGCCGTGCGCGCCAGCCGTACCGCGCCCAGGAAGACCGAGTCGAACGCCGACCGCCACTGCTCGTCCGTCGTGTCCCGGGTGAGCCCCGGCGGCGGGCCGCCGACGCTGATCAGGATTCCGTCGAAGCCGCCGAACCGCTCCCGCGCCACGGCTATCAGCCGGTCCGCGACGGCGGGATCCGCGTTGTCCGCGGCGACGCCGAACGCGTTCGGGCCGATGGAGGCCGCCGCGTCGGTGACGGACTTCTCGTCGCGCCCGGTGACGACCACCTTCGCGCCGTCCGCCGCCAGCGCTTCGGCGGACGCGCGTCCCAGCCCCCGGGACGCGCCGGTGACGACATAGACACGGTCCTTCAGCCCAAGATCCATGCCCCTATCCTGCCTCGTCCTCCGCGGCCAGGGCCAGGGCCGTCCCCACGAGACCGATATGGCTGAACGCCTGCGGGAAGTTGCCCAGTTGCCGCCCGAGCGCCGCGTCGTACTCCTCGGCGAGCAGACCGACGTCGTTGCGCAGAGCGAGAAGGCGCTCGTAGAGTTCCGTCGCCTCCTTCCTGCGGCCGGTCATCAGCAGCGCGTCGGCCAGCCAGAACGAGCAGACGAGAAACGTTCCTTCGCTGCCCGGCAGTCCGTCGACCGACGCCCCCTCCGTGCTGTAGCGGCGCACCAGCCCCTCCTTGCCCAGCTCGGCCCGTACCGCGTCGACCGTGCCCACGACCCGCGGATCGTCCGGCGGCAGAAAGCCGAAGCGGGGGATCAGGAGCGTCGCCGCGTCCAGTTCCCGGGAGCCGTACG
This window of the Streptomyces niveus genome carries:
- the amaP gene encoding alkaline shock response membrane anchor protein AmaP, which produces MLRVVNRVLLGLVGLALLCTGGGVLATGLGVSVPSWWPYTGKKDVLLSDADRDRWSAQGWWWPVVIAVLAVLVLLMLWWLLSQLRRARLAEVLVDSGDGEGALLRGRALENVLESEAQSLDGVSRARVRLTGRRSAPEARVRLLLEPHVAPGEALEGLTREAVGHARDSAGLEALPTEARLRAAKHRAQRVT
- a CDS encoding SDR family oxidoreductase, with protein sequence MDLGLKDRVYVVTGASRGLGRASAEALAADGAKVVVTGRDEKSVTDAAASIGPNAFGVAADNADPAVADRLIAVARERFGGFDGILISVGGPPPGLTRDTTDEQWRSAFDSVFLGAVRLARTAAAELGDGGVIGLVLSGSVHEPIRGLTISNGLRPGLAGFAKSLADEVGPRGIRVIGLLPARIDTDRVRELDSLSDDPAAARAGHESRIPLRRYGRPEEFGRTAAFMLSPAASYLTGLMLPIDGGTRHGF
- a CDS encoding DUF6286 domain-containing protein, with the translated sequence MSEPVGEGSERTPEASGAHGAVRADLLELDQSASAARYEPRPTLERDDGDGRTRRFWSWRRIPAAVVAAVLLGAAALTLYDVAAVRADHPAMYWRRWLADQLATDPLDNTWVLVGSGVAAVVGLWLIVLALTPGLRQVLPMRRGPTRVRAGLDRDAAALTLRDRALEVSGVQSVRVRARRSKVRVRAVSHFRELDDVRADLDTALAVGIGDLGLAKPLALSVHVRRPTKKG
- a CDS encoding Asp23/Gls24 family envelope stress response protein yields the protein MSETTQRNQSEPSVKSSSSEDQRKPSGGRRGGGDPSVRGRTTIADGVVEKIAGLAARDVLGVHAMGSGMSRTFGAVRDRVPGGTKSVSRGVKAEVGEVQTALDLEIVVDYGVSISDVARDVRENVISAVERMTGLEVVEVNIAVSDVKLPDEEDEEPESRLQ